GATCTGCACCTTCCTGAGGTCGTCTTCAACCCATGAACTCAACGCCGTCTTCAGCAAGCTCGTGTGCGTCGTGTTCGCTGACCGCAGCGCGAACGGGGGACCAAAGATCTCGTTCGTCAATGGCGTTTGGATCGATCAAACGCTACAAATTGATTCATCGTTCTAGGATCTCTTTGAGAACTTCTTTAAAGCTGTCTTTGATCGCGTAGACTTTCGATCAAAGGTAAACTCTGTTTCTTGATTTAAGTCAGTTTCTATGTTCTGTCTTCATACACTTTCTGACATAACTTTGACACAACAGGCCGAACCAGTGCGTAGAGAGCTGAATAAATGGGCTGAAGATCATACCAATGGTCTCATCAAAGATCTTCTTCCCGATGGATCCATTACAGACCAAACCACCTATGTTTATGGAAACGCATTGTACTTCAAAGGAGCATGGGAAGTTCCATTCGACAAGTCTTACACAAAAGACAAAGAGTTTCACCTTCTCAGTGGGACCTCAGTGTCCGTGCCATTCATGAGAAGCTACAAGGACCAATACATAAAGGCTTATGATGGTTTCAAGGTCCTCAGGATACCTTATCGACAGGGCTGTGATGGGGATGAGACAAATTTCAGCTTTCCTTATCGAGGAGTTGATGCTACCAATCACAACTTCCCTTATCGACAAGGCTTTGTTGGTGATTGTACCAGTCGCAGCTTCCCTTTTGGACAACGTGGTTATAGTACCAATGTCAGCTTCTCAATGTACTTTTATCTCCCGGACAAGAATGATGGATTGGATGATCTTGTCAAGGCAATGGCACCTGATTCTGGTTTCTTGGATTGTCATGTTCCAAGTCGCAAAGTTGCTGTTAATGAATTCAAAATCCCCAAGTTTAAGATTGTTGATGAAGTAGACAGCAAAGACTTGGGCTTACGTTCAACTTTGTTGTACCATAAAGCATGCGTGGAGATTGATGAAGAAGGAGCTGAAGCTGCTGCTGTCACTTTTGTAGGTGGTGTTGGATGTGCAATGTTTTTGGAGCCTCCTAAGAAGATGGATTTTGTGGCAGATCATCCATTTTTGTTCTTAATTAGAGAAGACAAAACTGGAACAGTCTTGTTTATTGGTCAGATCTTTGATCCTTCCGACAAATCTGCTTAGGCTTTCGGTTTGGTTATTTGGCAAAAAGTGGAATTTGCTTTGGTTACAAGTTATGACCGGATAAGTTGAGTTAGGTTTAAGCTTTTATATTCAACTAGTATTTTCTCTCGTGCTTCGCACGGCCGttgttttatgtatatatatgaaatataatatatatgtttaatttaaaatgaaaataaattttattttgagagtaaacaaaaataacaacaccacataaacacaaaaataaatcatcAGATTGGTCTTTTTGTTCCCTAAACTATTACTATCACATGAAGTAAAACATATTCCAACATATGGATAACTGATTTAGTCCATTTTCAATTGACCTATTTTGTTTacgtaatatttttaatcatgcaGTAAGTAGTTTTTACCAATATCTAaatagcaaaagaaaataacactaCAAGAAAGTAGGCGGATACTGACGGACGAATTCGTCAGAATATCGTCGGAATAGACACATTTTGACGAATATCTGACGAAACTGTCCGTCGGTAtcatttcgtcggaatttcgaACTTCGTCGGAATTTCGTCAGCCACACCGACGAATTTCTGACGAATGCCGAGAAACTATATTCTGACGAACTTCTGACCACATTTCGATAACAGCTCCGACAACAGAGTGGTCATCAGAAAATTGAAAATACTGACGAACTAGGTCCCTCGGAAAATACTAACGAACAAAGTCgtcggaaaataccgacgaacaAAGTCgtcggaaaataccgacgaacctTGTCCTCGGTAAATACCGACGACTTTGTTCGTCAGTATTTTCCGACGACTTTGTTCGTCAGTATTACCGAGGGACaggttcgtcggtattttccgagggacatggttcgtcggtatattccgaggacCGCAGTTCGTCAGTATTTTCCGAGGGACATGGTTCGTCAgtatttccaatttttaatatagaattatattttgcatttttaaatatttttattatagaataaaattttgcaattttataaatttaattaaaataaatctgaaattaaaaactaataatattatagaatttaaattcatacaaaccgaaatattaaaaaaaacattcagaaagttttaaaattcagaaaaaaactaAGAACTCGAAGCAAATAAACGGTTTAGCTTCTCCATTATCTCGGCGTTGGTCTTCTTTTGGGATGCCAACTCAGCAAGGATAGTGGCATTCTCAGCAAGGATAGTGGCATTCTCAGCTTGGATAGTGGCGTTCTGCTCCTCCAATGCCACAATCCGTTCACCTTTGTCATGTAGCTCATCGAGAATCATGGGATCGGCATACGGAGCCTGCGAAGAAGATGCCGGATACGAAGAAGCACGGCGGGCCAATCCAACTAAAAAGCCTCCTTTCCTTTTAGGAACAgcctacaaaatattttaagttagtAAACTAcattataaaatgaatatattgataaaaagaaattacCTTTTCAACCATCTCAGTGATTTGCAATCGGGACAAGTTGGTTGAAGCTCCCACTGAATCGCCGTCATCAGAGAGAGGCTGAGATTGAGATGCTATTTCAGTTTCCACCAAATCAACGACATCTTTGATCAAGAGGTCCTGAATTTGACCCGTCTTCTTGTTAGTGTGAGCCACCTTAATGAGTTGGAGTCAATCAACGGGATTACCGTCATTTGCTTCGATCTAAAAAACAACCATTATTAGCCaaggaatatataaaatatttatataaataaacataaagataaataataaaaaaaacttacaagttCATCTTCCTTAGTAGACATAGAGCAAGCCCCGAGGTTGTGCACATACATACCTTTCCCGCCACGATCGCTCTTCCGGTTCTTAGAGTTCCTAGAAGACGTCTCTGCAGTTTCGTCCTTCTGCCAATGAGCTACCAACTGCTCGAACACCCTCCCGTTGATGTTCCGTGGCCTCTTGTTCTTCTGCCAAACTTTCTTCCACGCATTCACCTGCTTTGTATAAGAGTCCATGGCCTTAGCTTTGAATCTAATACGGACTGTTTCCGTGTGATCGGGGTGCCAGTTGAACTCTTGCtacaaaacacacataattttaataagtagatatattaaaaaaatgtaagtaattttaaaaaatgaagagTTATTACCGCAAATTGACGAAACCACAACTCTTGGTCTTCTTGAGGGATCTCACTCCACTTCGTATATCCAATTTGGAGCATGGAATACATCATCTGGTTGATGCTCCTGCTAATGCCATTACTCGActtggtgaacctttaaaaaaatacaagttaGCAAGTTAATTAATggaaaaaaacataatgcaacaaataaaaaaaatactaaccaaGTGCTATGTCCTCGTCGTGGGGTGGGATGGAGAACCGGGAGATGCTCTCGACCCGGTTGTTGAACCAATAGTTCAACTGGCATGACCCCCGGATTCTGTTGAGCAGGAGCGGGAGGTGGAGCGGGAATATATGCGGGAAACGAGTTTTGTTCGTGAGACGATCCCGATGCACGGGAAGAGCTCACCGAACTACGTCGACGGGCTGCGGGGCGGGGTGATTCTTCGGacctaaaaaaattaatacatcaaattaattaaaatgatttttacataaaaaatgatttatatatatatatataaatataaaaaattataatttttttataaatattgaaaagggttgttaaatatttttaaaaatcgaaaaacgtttttaaaaatcaaaaatcatttttaaaactcaaaaaacgtttttaaaaatcaaaaaacgtttctaaaaatcaaccaaaaaataaaacgttttaaataatacatagtttaaactgtaaacttgaaaaaacgtttttaaatatcaaaaaacgtttttaaaaatcaaaaatcatttttaaaaatcaaaaaacgtttttaaaaataaaaaaaacgtttctaaaaatcaaaaaaaaaaaaacgttttaaataatacatagtttaaactgtaaaattgaaaaaacgtttttaaatatcaaaaaacgttttaaaaaatagtaaaacgttttgaatttaacaaaaacacaaaataatt
Above is a genomic segment from Raphanus sativus cultivar WK10039 unplaced genomic scaffold, ASM80110v3 Scaffold0515, whole genome shotgun sequence containing:
- the LOC130502342 gene encoding uncharacterized protein LOC130502342, which codes for MPVELLVQQPGREHLPVLHPTPRRGHSTWFTKSSNGISRSINQMMYSMLQIGYTKWSEIPQEDQELWFRQFAQEFNWHPDHTETVRIRFKAKAMDSYTKQVNAWKKVWQKNKRPRNINGRVFEQLVAHWQKDETAETSSRNSKNRKSDRGGKGMYVHNLGACSMSTKEDELVSFFYYLSLCLFI